AGGGTGGTTTCGCCGTTGGAATTGCGCAGGGCCTGATAGGCGTCCGTCTGGCGGAAAGCACGCAGGGCGGAGACGTTCCAAGCGAGGTATTTGAGGTTGAGGAAGGCGAAGGTGGCGATGCCTGCCCAAGCCACGAGAACGGCGATTTGTTGCGGCAGGCCTCCTTGGGCAAAAACGGCCATCGCGTCTTCGAAAATAGGCACGGGGCGGCCGGGGTGCGGCACCCAGAACATCAGGAACATGAAGAAAGTCACGCTGAGCCCGCCAGCGCCGAGGGAGGCGAGGAAGTAGAGCGGGGAATAACGATCTGCGGGGCGTGTTTGTGGGTGTGTCATGGTGCGATCCTTGTGGTGCGACTCATTTATATTCGAATTTCGGAATGTGTGTAACATTCTAAAATTGGAATGTGAAGGGGTTTGTTCGCAGGGCGCATGATTTGCCATTAACGGGGCGTTAACCAAGATGGGTTTTGATAGCGGCATGCGATTGTTGATGTGCGCCGCCCTTTTGCCTTGTCTGCTTGGTTGCAACACGCCGAGCCCTGCGTTTCGCGGGGTGGCTCCGGTGCGGGTGACAATTGGTAAGAGCACGTTTGATGTGCGGGTCGATGGCAACCGGGCCGAGGCGATCCGGTTGAACTGGGAATGGGCGCCACGGTTGGAAGCGGTGGCACCGCGCGCGGTGGCGGCGACTGAGAAGGTATCAGGGTGTGAGGTGCGCAAGCCGGATGGCGATCAGGCGCTTATTTTGGCGCGGTTGAAATGTGCCAAAGGCTCGGCGGCGGCGCCAAGGGAGCGGATTCAGTATGATTGCGATGTCGAAGATGTTTATGCGCGCCGCAAACGCGGAGAGGTTATCCGCGAGATGACATGTGTGCCGAGGCGATTTTGAAACTGAGGTGTGATTTGGGCGGCGTGTTGGCGGAACGTTCGGGGCGTCGCGATTGAGGTGATGTTGGACGCGCCACGGGAGTATTTAGGGCAAGATGAAACTGGACGCTAGTTCTTGCGCAGGTGGTCGAGGAAGGCGGGGGAAGGGTAACCATCGGGCGAGAGGCCGCGTGACTTTTGATAGGCGCGCACGGCGTTGATGGTGAGGGGGCCGACCTTGCCGTCGAGCTTTTCGGGGTCGAAGCCGCGTTGTTTGAGCAGGCGCTGCAGTTCGAGCCGTTCAGGCAGGGTGAGAGCGCGGAATTCTCGCGGCCATGTGGCGCGGATAGGCGGACCACCGGCGAGGCGGTCTGCGAGGTGACCAACGCCGATCACATAGGCATCGGCGGTGTTATAGGTTTCGATCACTTCGAAATTTTTGAAGATCAGGAAGGCCGCGCCCCGGGCTCCGCCGGGGAGCAGCACCGTGGCGGGGCCATGATCGGGGACCGGTTTGCCGTTGGTATCAGTGACGCCGAGGCGGGCCCATTCGGAGGGCAATTTGGGGTGGTCGCGTCGCGCAAGCATGTAATTGAACCCATCGGGGAGGCGCACTTCGACACCCCAAGGCTGGCCGGTTTGCCAGCCGTTCTGCTTGAGGTAATTGGCGGCAGAGGCAAGCGCATCGGTGGGGTCGTCGCTCCAGATGTCACGCTTGTCATCACCGTTGAAATCGACGGCGTGCTCTTGCCATGAGGTGGGCATAAATTGGGTATGGCCCATGGCGCCGGCCCAGCTTCCGCGCATGTTTTGGGCGCTGACGTGGCCTTGGGCGAGGATGGTGAGCGCGCTCATAAGTTGGGTTTCAAAGAACTCTGCGCGGCGGGCGTCGAAGGCGAGGGTGGCGAGGGATTCGATCGTTGAGAGGGCTCCGCGATAGCTTCCGTAGGCGCTCTCCAGCCCCCAGACGGCGGCGATGATTTCCTTTTCGACGCCGTAGTGGGATTCGATGGTCGCAAGGGTTTTTGCGTGTTTTTGCAAGGCTTTCCGCCCGGCGGAAATGCGGGCATCCGAGGCAGCGCTGTCGAGGTAGACCCAGACGGTTTTGGTGAATTCGTTCTGGTTTCGGTCTTTCTTAACGATGTCTGCGCTATAGCGTATGTCGGCGAAAGCGGTGTCGATAACGGGCGCTGGGATGCCTTGTTCAATCGCCCGTGCGCGGAAGGATTTGAGCCATTCGCGGAAGGCGGCTTGGGTCGGGGCGGGTGTGTTGGAGGCGGTGCTTTTGGTCGCAGCCAAATGAGCAGGCCGGTGTTTTGGGCGCAATGAGTATTGCGGCGCCTCGGCCATGGCAGAGGTTGCCACGGCGAGGCCAAGAAAGGAGACCAGAGGAGCGAAAAGAAAGCCGATACGCATGTTGCCTGTACCCCGTTTTGGGTTTTGCCGGATGGTAGGGGCAAAGCCGCCGCGAGGGAAGGGCCGGGTTGCGCGCCGCGCGGTTACTTGCGACGGCGAGACACTTTGCGCGCTGTACTGGCGGTCTTCTTTTTGGCGCGGTTGAGTTTGCGTTTGGTCGGTTTGCCGCGCCGCCCGCGCCCGCCGCCACCGTTGCCTTGGGGCATCTTTTTGCCTTCAAGCGTGATGAGTTCGAGCGCGATACCGCCAGTGACGGGGGCTGCTTCGGCGAGGCGGACAACGACGCGGTCGCCCAACGAGATTTCGGTGCCGGTATCCGACCCGGTGAGCGTGCCGCTGTCCTGATCGAAATGGAAATACTCGTGGCCAATGTTGCGCATCGGGATAAGGCCATCGGCGCCGGTTTCATCAAGACGCACGAAGGCACCAAAGCGGGCGATGCCAGAGATCTCGCCCCGAGAAGTCGCTGCCCACACGCTCGGACAGGAAGGCGGCGAGGTAGCGGTCGGTGGTATCACGTTCCGCCATCATCGAGCGGCGTTCCGTTTCCGAGATATGCGCAGCCGTGGGTTCGAGGCGGGCGATATCGTCGGGGCCGAGGCCATCGTCGCCCCATTTATGCGCCGCGATCAAGGCGCGGTGCACGATCAGGTCGGAATAGCGCCGGATCGGCGAGGTGAAATGCGCGTAGGCCTGCAGGGCGAGGCCGAAATGGCCAAAATTCGACGGGCTATAATAGGCCTGGGTCATCGAGCGCAGGGTGGCGAGGTTGATCAGCTCGTCATGGTCGGTGCCTTCGGCCGATGCCAATAGCGCGTTGAGGTGGGCAGTTTTGAGCACCTGCCCCTTGGCGAGCACAAGCCCGGCGGTTTGGGCGGTGTCGCGCAAGCTATCGAGTTTTTCGACGGGCGGTTTCTCGTGGACGCGAAACAGCAGCTGGGATTTGCGCGCGATCAGGTCTTCGGCGGCGGCGACATTGGCCAGCACCATGAACTCTTCGATCAGCTTGTGCGCATCAAGACGGTCGGTGAAATTGACGCTTTCTACTTCGCCTTCTTCGGTCAGGGTGATCTTGCGTTCCGGGAGGTCAAGCTCGAGCGGTTGGCGGCGGTTGCGGGCCATGACCAATGCGTCATAGGCGGCATAGAGCGGGCGGATCACCTCGTCCATCAAGGGGGCGACTTTATCGT
This genomic window from Rhodobacteraceae bacterium D3-12 contains:
- a CDS encoding lytic murein transglycosylase, whose protein sequence is MRIGFLFAPLVSFLGLAVATSAMAEAPQYSLRPKHRPAHLAATKSTASNTPAPTQAAFREWLKSFRARAIEQGIPAPVIDTAFADIRYSADIVKKDRNQNEFTKTVWVYLDSAASDARISAGRKALQKHAKTLATIESHYGVEKEIIAAVWGLESAYGSYRGALSTIESLATLAFDARRAEFFETQLMSALTILAQGHVSAQNMRGSWAGAMGHTQFMPTSWQEHAVDFNGDDKRDIWSDDPTDALASAANYLKQNGWQTGQPWGVEVRLPDGFNYMLARRDHPKLPSEWARLGVTDTNGKPVPDHGPATVLLPGGARGAAFLIFKNFEVIETYNTADAYVIGVGHLADRLAGGPPIRATWPREFRALTLPERLELQRLLKQRGFDPEKLDGKVGPLTINAVRAYQKSRGLSPDGYPSPAFLDHLRKN